The Miscanthus floridulus cultivar M001 chromosome 7, ASM1932011v1, whole genome shotgun sequence genome includes a region encoding these proteins:
- the LOC136466609 gene encoding CASP-like protein 4A1: protein MALQAAQAQQQATPSPSPSRAPSPTREGTGSGEWPGDVEKLPTAGAASPDDVELVVVASTHHAAAAKYVPPRATSHTADPNPGGGGSAGWYSWNGGRTLTAATPRHARPDPTPPRRQQPVEAPPPPPPAPAPALPPATPPAPAPAQVPPTAPAPAPQAPSPHVQFRSADQVVPNIVSRKRRAAAMQRTALLARGAAAALCLAALAVLAADTRKGWARDSYSNYTQFRYSEAVNVIGFLYSVFQFVALAEFMRRNKQLIPHPKRDLFDFTMDQVLAYLLISSSSSATARVSDLIDNWGSDPFPSMANGSITISFLAFAVFAICSLISAYNLFRRDV, encoded by the exons ATGGCGCTCCAGGCAGCGCAGGCGCAGCAGCAGGCCACCCCGTCGCCTTCGCCGTCGCGCGCCCCCTCGCCGACGCGCGAGGGGACGGGTAGCGGCGAGTGGCCGGGCGACGTGGAGAAGCTCCCCACCGCCGGCGCCGCGTCCCCGGACGACGTCGAGctcgtcgtcgtcgcctccacgcaccacgccgccgccgccaagtaCGTGCCGCCGCGCGCCACGTCGCACACTGCCGACCCgaaccccggcggcggcggctccgcgGGGTGGTACTCGTGGAACGGCGGCCGCACCCTCACCGCGGCAACGCCGCGTCACGCTCGCCCCGATCCGACGCCGCCACGGCGCCAGCAGCCCGTGgaggccccgccgccgcccccgcccgcgcccgccccggCTCTGCCTCCGGCTACCCCTCCCGCCCCGGCTCCGGCTCAGGTTCCCCCTACCGCCCCGGCTCCGGCTCCACAGGCCCCGTCGCCTCATGTGCAGTTCAGGTCGGCCGACCAGGTCGTGCCCAACATCGTGTCGCGGAAGCGCCGGGCCGCCGCGATGCAGCGCACCGCGCTGCTGGCCAGGGGCGCCGCCGCGGCGCTCTGcctcgccgcgctcgccgtgCTCGCCGCCGACACTCGCAAGGGCTGGGCCCGCGACTCCTACAGCAACTACACCCAGTTCCG GTACTCGGAGGCCGTCAACGTGATCGGCTTCCTCTACTCGGTGTTCCAGTTCGTCGCGCTCGCCGAGTTCATGAGGAGGAACAAGCAGTTGATTCCTCATCCGAAGCGTGATCTCTTCGACTTCACCATGGATCAG GTGTTAGCGTACCTTCTGatatcgtcatcgtcgtcagcaacTGCTCGAGTAAGTGATTTGATCGACAACTGGGGGAGCGATCCCTTCCCGAGCATGGCGAATGGCTCCATCACCATATCTTTCCTGGCATTCGCGGTTTTCGCCATCTGCTCCCTCATCTCCGCATACAATCTGTTCCGCCGAGACGTGTAG
- the LOC136466611 gene encoding replication protein A 70 kDa DNA-binding subunit B-like isoform X1: MQQPRFLSNLQKSHHAQGITTRVIRKWTHYENMGQGPPLYVGMVLADARGHAVYAEISNDLIKSKASLFEVGKVYIIKKFLVDSAKKSYRPVDKDLMIEMAAQTTLEVVQNPPQTIPEYIYRITQFPAIKPTRMVYNLTDVIGYLVKYEATHTFVPKNQEKAKTLREIYIKDLRDNMMKITLWSEHARAFNISNIYDSEAGNVIVCLVVGCVPREDIKNNDKPCLTGSSACCYYLNPNIPEARPFYSRFKNTPVYIDRPTDEETHSLAEDIELLEKTIDALN, from the exons ATGCAGCAGCCAAGGTTTCTCAGCAATCTGCAGAAAAGTCACCACGCACAAGGCATAACTACTCGAGTCATTAGAAAATGGACACACTATGAAAACATGGGCCAGGGACCACCTCTGTATGTTGGCATGGTTCTAGCAGACGCACGG GGACACGCCGTGTATGCAGAGATTTCAAATGACCTGATTAAATCCAAGGCATCTCTTTTTGAAGTTGGAAAGGTTTATATTATCAAGAAATTTCTCGTTGACAGTGCCAAGAAAAGCTACAGGCCAGTTGACAAAGATCTGATGATAGAGATGGCAGCCCAAACGACTCTTGAGGTTGTTCAAAACCCTCCACAAACAATTCCTGAATACATTTATAGGATCACTCAGTTCCCAGCCATAAAACCAACACGAATGGTCTACAACTTAACAG ATGTCATTGGTTACCTCGTCAAGTATGAAGCAACGCATACATTTGTGCCAAAGAACCAAGAAAAGGCAAAAACGCTCAGAGAGATCTATATCAAGGATCTAAG AGACAATATGATGAAGATTACCCTGTGGAGCGAGCATGCTAGAGCTTTCAACATTAGCAATATATACGACAGTGAGGCTGGTAATGTTATTGTTTGCCTTGTTGTTGGATGCGTACCACGAGAGGATATTAAAAATAATG ATAAACCATGCCTAACAGGAAGTTCAGCCTGCTGCTACTACTTGAACCCCAACATTCCAGAGGCACGTCCTTTCTACTCTAG ATTCAAAAACACCCCGGTGTACATCGATCGACCAACAGATGAAGAGACTCACTCCCTAGCTGAAGACATTGAGCTTCTAGAGAAAACTATAGATGCACTCAACTAG
- the LOC136466611 gene encoding replication protein A 70 kDa DNA-binding subunit B-like isoform X2, producing MQQPRFLSNLQKSHHAQGITTRVIRKWTHYENMGQGPPLYVGMVLADARGHAVYAEISNDLIKSKASLFEVGKVYIIKKFLVDSAKKSYRPVDKDLMIEMAAQTTLEVVQNPPQTIPEYIYRITQFPAIKPTRMVYNLTDVIGYLVKYEATHTFVPKNQEKAKTLREIYIKDLRCKNIYSSRINSHPETI from the exons ATGCAGCAGCCAAGGTTTCTCAGCAATCTGCAGAAAAGTCACCACGCACAAGGCATAACTACTCGAGTCATTAGAAAATGGACACACTATGAAAACATGGGCCAGGGACCACCTCTGTATGTTGGCATGGTTCTAGCAGACGCACGG GGACACGCCGTGTATGCAGAGATTTCAAATGACCTGATTAAATCCAAGGCATCTCTTTTTGAAGTTGGAAAGGTTTATATTATCAAGAAATTTCTCGTTGACAGTGCCAAGAAAAGCTACAGGCCAGTTGACAAAGATCTGATGATAGAGATGGCAGCCCAAACGACTCTTGAGGTTGTTCAAAACCCTCCACAAACAATTCCTGAATACATTTATAGGATCACTCAGTTCCCAGCCATAAAACCAACACGAATGGTCTACAACTTAACAG ATGTCATTGGTTACCTCGTCAAGTATGAAGCAACGCATACATTTGTGCCAAAGAACCAAGAAAAGGCAAAAACGCTCAGAGAGATCTATATCAAGGATCTAAG GTGTAAAAATATATATTCATCCAGAATTAATTCCCATCCAGAGACAATATGA
- the LOC136466611 gene encoding replication protein A 70 kDa DNA-binding subunit B-like isoform X3 encodes MQQPRFLSNLQKSHHAQGITTRVIRKWTHYENMGQGPPLYVGMVLADARGHAVYAEISNDLIKSKASLFEVGKVYIIKKFLVDSAKKSYRPVDKDLMIEMAAQTTLEVVQNPPQTIPEYIYRITQFPAIKPTRMVYNLTDVIGYLVKYEATHTFVPKNQEKAKTLREIYIKDLRINSHPETI; translated from the exons ATGCAGCAGCCAAGGTTTCTCAGCAATCTGCAGAAAAGTCACCACGCACAAGGCATAACTACTCGAGTCATTAGAAAATGGACACACTATGAAAACATGGGCCAGGGACCACCTCTGTATGTTGGCATGGTTCTAGCAGACGCACGG GGACACGCCGTGTATGCAGAGATTTCAAATGACCTGATTAAATCCAAGGCATCTCTTTTTGAAGTTGGAAAGGTTTATATTATCAAGAAATTTCTCGTTGACAGTGCCAAGAAAAGCTACAGGCCAGTTGACAAAGATCTGATGATAGAGATGGCAGCCCAAACGACTCTTGAGGTTGTTCAAAACCCTCCACAAACAATTCCTGAATACATTTATAGGATCACTCAGTTCCCAGCCATAAAACCAACACGAATGGTCTACAACTTAACAG ATGTCATTGGTTACCTCGTCAAGTATGAAGCAACGCATACATTTGTGCCAAAGAACCAAGAAAAGGCAAAAACGCTCAGAGAGATCTATATCAAGGATCTAAG AATTAATTCCCATCCAGAGACAATATGA
- the LOC136462687 gene encoding uncharacterized protein → MALQYPLLFPYAERGWQAGVLYAGVIQTRANAHIKVTMQDYYCYMFHYRKDEPNPYLCYGALSSQAKVDARACVDENRLRYIVENQADIRMESIQGICDAINRGSTEGSEMGKMTVLPVSHTGGGRYMIQNYHDGIAICREYGPLDFFVTFTCNPKWPEITEAIFDPGQKLVDRNDLIVRVFNMKLEELLHDIKAGTSFGPCNVVVHTVEFQKRGLPHAHIILWTSTDTSSPTAAMIDKYVAAEIPDPKIDPLGYALVSEHMIHGPCGKDNPKCPCMKKKKCSKHFPKPYEAATIVNKNGFAVYKR, encoded by the exons ATGGCGCTTCAATATCCTTTGTTATTTCCATATGCCGAGCGCGGTTGGCAAGCTGGGGTTCTGTATGCTGGAGTCATACAGACAAGAGCCAATGCTCATATAAAAGTCACCATGCAGGACTACTACTGCTACATGTTCCATTATAGGAAAGATGAACCAAATCCGTATCTGTGTTATGGTGCACTCTCAAGTCAAGCTAAGGTGGATGCTCGGGCCTGTGTAGATGAAAACAGGTTACGGTACATAGTAGAAAACCAAGCTGATATTAGAATGGAAAGTATCCAAGGAATTTGTGATGCAATAAACAGAGGATCCACAGAGGGCAGCGAGATGGGGAAGATGACCGTGCTACCGGTGTCGCACACGGGTGGCGGACGTTACATGATACAAAATTATCATGATGGGATCGCTATTTGTCGAGAATATGGTCCTCTAGATTTCTTCGTTACTTTCACATGCAATCCTAAATGGCCTGAGATCACTGAAGCCATCTTTGATCCTGGACAAAAGCTAGTTGACAGGAATGATCTGATAGTCAGGGTCTTTAATATGAAATTAGAGGAACTTCTACATGATATCAAAGCTGGTACATCTTTTGGACCCTGCAATGTAG TGGTCCACACTGTCGAATTCCAGAAAAGGGGACTGCCACATGCCCATATTATTCTATGGACTTCCACGGATACATCAAGTCCAACTGCAGCAATGATTGACAAATATGTCGCTGCAGAGATACCTGATCCAAAAATAGATCCACTTGGCTATGCTCTTGTCTCCGAACATATGATACATGGCCCTTGTGGTAAAGACAACCCAAAATGTCCCTGcatgaaaaagaaaaaatgctCAAAACATTTTCCCAAGCCATATGAGGCAGCCACTATAGTTAACAAGAATGGTTTTGCAGTGTACAAGAGATGA
- the LOC136466611 gene encoding uncharacterized protein isoform X4: MATPLVAGAGGAQPRGGAAGEGAAGDRRGGRRGWLGDDPPRPSPRFLSVHRCPRLDYFALLDKRCYVVLSWIAVRCSSRSSVLDSCLLSGSSACIAVLGWVISLC, encoded by the exons ATGGCCACGCCGCTGGTCGCGGGTGCAGGTGGCGCGCAGCCCCGGGGCGGCGCGGCTGGCGAGGGCGCCGCCGGCGACCGGCGTGGAGGCCGGCGCGGGTGGCTCGGCGACGACCCGCCGCGACCAAGCCCCAG GTTCCTCAGCGTGCATCGCTGTCCTAGGTTGGATTATTTCGCTCTGCTAGACAAAAGGTGCTACGTCGTGCTCAGTTGGATAGCTGTTCGGTGTTCCTCAAGATCCTCTGTACTTGATTCCTGCTTGCTCTCAG GTTCCTCGGCGTGCATCGCTGTCCTGGGTTGGGTTATTTCGCTCTGCTAG
- the LOC136462688 gene encoding wee1-like protein kinase isoform X1, with protein sequence MLRTKTPRPRGGKARRAPGAASAVKPAKAEGRSPSGKLSLQLEHVSLISFLSDGRLAAPAGGLIPFEALLEEEDGDGEGLGCYRAEPTPPPQLPQPQSMPPPPPPPQLPQASPMDADETMEEKDCCILSQDFFCTPDYITLEMPQVANEFDDDKENIPCPKSPEKSANPRSKRYRTDCSPKGLESTDFSFDHQITPVPFDSLTRDDSEEQPMQPVLEKRGGYVSQSAVALRCRVMPPPCVKNPYLNTDPCIDDAVYGGRQCNSAGFSPSIGGNGLSRYRTDFHELEKIGSGNFSVVFKVLNRIDGCLYAVKRSIKKLHNYMERRQAVKEVQAMAALGSHENIVRYFTSWFENGQLYIQMELCDRCLSMNRNQPLKRGEALELLYQICKGLDFMHERGIAHLDVKPDNIYVRNGIYKLGDFGCATLINRSLAIVDGDSRYMPPEMLNDKYEHLDKVDIFSLGAAVYELIRGTPLPESGPHFTSIREGKIALLPGCPTQFQSLIKSMMDPYPVRRPSAKEILRHPSFEKLHKAPAK encoded by the exons ATGCTGAGGACCAAGACCCCGCGGCCGCGCGGCGGCAAGGCGCGCCGCGCACCCGGGGCCGCCTCGGCGGTCAAGCCCGCCAAGGCCGAGGGGAGGTCGCCGTCCGGGAAGCTCTCGCTGCAGCTGGAGCACGTCTCCCTCATCTCCTTCCTCTCCGACGGCCGCCTCGCCGCCCCCGCCGGCGGGCTCATCCCCTTCGAGGCGCTCCTAGAGGAGGAGGATGGGGATGGGGAGGGGTTGGGCTGCTACCGGGCCGAGCCGACCCCGCCGCCGCAGCTTCCCCAGCCGCAGTCtatgcccccgccgccgccgcccccgcagcTCCCACAGGCATCGCCGATGGACGCGGACGAAACCATGGAGGAGAAGGATTGCTGCATCCTCAGCCAGGATTTCTTCTG CACCCCAGACTACATCACGCTGGAGATGCCGCAGGTGGCCAACGAGTTCGACGACGACAAG GAGAACATCCCTTGCCCCAAATCTCCGGAGAAGTCAGCGAACCCTCGGAGCAAGCGGTACAGAACCG ATTGCTCTCCCAAAGGTCTGGAATCCACAGACTTTTCCTTCGACCATCAGATTACTCCGGTTCCGTTTGACAGTCTGACTCGAGATGATTCGGAAGAACAGCCGATGCAGCCTGTGCTGGAAAAGAGGGGTGGTTATGTCTCCCAGTCAGCAGTGGCTCTGCGCTGCCGGGTGATGCCTCCACCATGCGTCAAGAATCCATACCTCAATACTGATCCATGCATAGATGATGCTGTTTACGGTGGGAGGCAATGCAACTCAGCAG GGTTTTCTCCTTCAATTGGTGGTAATGGCCTTTCACGCTACCGAACTGATTTCCATGAATTAGAG AAAATTGGTTCTGGCAACTTCAGTGTTGTGTTCAAAGTTCTGAACAGGATAGATGGGTGCTTGTATGCTGTTAAACGGAGTATCAAGAAATTGCATAATTATATGGAAAG GAGGCAAGCAGTGAAGGAAGTCCAAGCTATGGCAGCCTTAG GTTCTCATGAGAACATAGTTCGATATTTCACCTCTTGGTTTGAGAATGGGCAACTTTATATTCAGATGGAACTCTGTGATCGCTGTCTATCTATGAATCGGAACCAGCCACTGAAGCGCGGGGAAGCCCTGGAACTGCTGTATCAG ATCTGCAAAGGCTTGGATTTCATGCATGAACGTGGCATAGCACACCTTGACGTGAAGCCTGATAACATATATGTCAGAAATGGTATTTATAAGCTCGGAGATTTTGGTTGTGCTACACTTATTAACCGGAGTTTGGCAATTGTAGATGGAGATTCACGTTATATGCCTCCAGAAATGCTAAATGATAAGTATGAGCATCTTGACAAGGTTGATATCTTTTCTCTTGGGGCAGCTGTCTATGAGCTAATAAGAGGCACCCCACTTCCTGAGTCTGGGCCTCACTTCACAAGCATTAGAGAGGGTAAGATCGCATTACTTCCAGGGTGCCCAACACAGTTTCAAAGTTTAATTAAG TCTATGATGGATCCTTATCCGGTGAGGCGGCCTTCAGCAAAGGAGATCCTGAGACACCCCTCCTTCGAGAAGCTCCACAAGGCCCCTGCAAAGTAG
- the LOC136462688 gene encoding wee1-like protein kinase isoform X2 has protein sequence MLRTKTPRPRGGKARRAPGAASAVKPAKAEGRSPSGKLSLQLEHVSLISFLSDGRLAAPAGGLIPFEALLEEEDGDGEGLGCYRAEPTPPPQLPQPQSMPPPPPPPQLPQASPMDADETMEEKDCCILSQDFFCTPDYITLEMPQVANEFDDDKENIPCPKSPEKSANPRSKRYRTDCSPKGLESTDFSFDHQITPVPFDSLTRDDSEEQPMQPVLEKRGGYVSQSAVALRCRVMPPPCVKNPYLNTDPCIDDAVYGGRQCNSAGFSPSIGGNGLSRYRTDFHELEKIGSGNFSVVFKVLNRIDGCLYAVKRSIKKLHNYMERRQAVKEVQAMAALGSHENIVRYFTSWFENGQLYIQMELCDRCLSMNRNQPLKRGEALELLYQICKGLDFMHERGIAHLDVKPDNIYVRNAVYELIRGTPLPESGPHFTSIREGKIALLPGCPTQFQSLIKSMMDPYPVRRPSAKEILRHPSFEKLHKAPAK, from the exons ATGCTGAGGACCAAGACCCCGCGGCCGCGCGGCGGCAAGGCGCGCCGCGCACCCGGGGCCGCCTCGGCGGTCAAGCCCGCCAAGGCCGAGGGGAGGTCGCCGTCCGGGAAGCTCTCGCTGCAGCTGGAGCACGTCTCCCTCATCTCCTTCCTCTCCGACGGCCGCCTCGCCGCCCCCGCCGGCGGGCTCATCCCCTTCGAGGCGCTCCTAGAGGAGGAGGATGGGGATGGGGAGGGGTTGGGCTGCTACCGGGCCGAGCCGACCCCGCCGCCGCAGCTTCCCCAGCCGCAGTCtatgcccccgccgccgccgcccccgcagcTCCCACAGGCATCGCCGATGGACGCGGACGAAACCATGGAGGAGAAGGATTGCTGCATCCTCAGCCAGGATTTCTTCTG CACCCCAGACTACATCACGCTGGAGATGCCGCAGGTGGCCAACGAGTTCGACGACGACAAG GAGAACATCCCTTGCCCCAAATCTCCGGAGAAGTCAGCGAACCCTCGGAGCAAGCGGTACAGAACCG ATTGCTCTCCCAAAGGTCTGGAATCCACAGACTTTTCCTTCGACCATCAGATTACTCCGGTTCCGTTTGACAGTCTGACTCGAGATGATTCGGAAGAACAGCCGATGCAGCCTGTGCTGGAAAAGAGGGGTGGTTATGTCTCCCAGTCAGCAGTGGCTCTGCGCTGCCGGGTGATGCCTCCACCATGCGTCAAGAATCCATACCTCAATACTGATCCATGCATAGATGATGCTGTTTACGGTGGGAGGCAATGCAACTCAGCAG GGTTTTCTCCTTCAATTGGTGGTAATGGCCTTTCACGCTACCGAACTGATTTCCATGAATTAGAG AAAATTGGTTCTGGCAACTTCAGTGTTGTGTTCAAAGTTCTGAACAGGATAGATGGGTGCTTGTATGCTGTTAAACGGAGTATCAAGAAATTGCATAATTATATGGAAAG GAGGCAAGCAGTGAAGGAAGTCCAAGCTATGGCAGCCTTAG GTTCTCATGAGAACATAGTTCGATATTTCACCTCTTGGTTTGAGAATGGGCAACTTTATATTCAGATGGAACTCTGTGATCGCTGTCTATCTATGAATCGGAACCAGCCACTGAAGCGCGGGGAAGCCCTGGAACTGCTGTATCAG ATCTGCAAAGGCTTGGATTTCATGCATGAACGTGGCATAGCACACCTTGACGTGAAGCCTGATAACATATATGTCAGAAATG CTGTCTATGAGCTAATAAGAGGCACCCCACTTCCTGAGTCTGGGCCTCACTTCACAAGCATTAGAGAGGGTAAGATCGCATTACTTCCAGGGTGCCCAACACAGTTTCAAAGTTTAATTAAG TCTATGATGGATCCTTATCCGGTGAGGCGGCCTTCAGCAAAGGAGATCCTGAGACACCCCTCCTTCGAGAAGCTCCACAAGGCCCCTGCAAAGTAG